The following proteins are co-located in the Salinigranum halophilum genome:
- a CDS encoding carbohydrate ABC transporter permease translates to MSTETETGLSLDPYRVGLYAVLLGLMAFYLTPIESGLVTSFKTNTAVVETAPFAPPGGGGFTTEKWQTAIDALVRGMGNSLLYAVPATILSAFFGSITAYGLTITNWRMRYKAPLLALFVAGIFIPYQAVLVPLSQFWAQFAPLDEWLSFLWAMGINDDYVGILELIVTHVAYGIPICTILFRSYYKNISTEMVESARLDGATLRRVYQRIVFPLSTPMFAVVLIYQFTQIWNDLLFTLILVATESSAAAPVVLILAGLGQSLEGQDFGLRMAGAFFAALPTLAVYIMFGEEFAEGVAT, encoded by the coding sequence ATGAGCACCGAGACCGAGACGGGACTGTCGCTCGACCCGTACCGGGTCGGACTCTACGCCGTCCTCCTCGGGTTGATGGCGTTCTACCTGACGCCCATCGAGTCGGGGCTCGTCACCTCGTTCAAGACGAACACCGCCGTCGTCGAGACGGCACCCTTCGCCCCGCCGGGCGGCGGTGGGTTCACGACCGAAAAGTGGCAGACAGCGATTGATGCGCTCGTCCGAGGGATGGGGAACAGCCTCCTCTATGCGGTGCCCGCGACGATCCTCTCGGCCTTTTTCGGCAGCATCACCGCCTACGGCCTCACCATCACTAACTGGCGGATGCGCTACAAAGCGCCCCTCCTGGCGCTGTTCGTCGCCGGCATCTTCATCCCGTACCAGGCCGTGTTGGTGCCGCTGAGCCAGTTCTGGGCGCAGTTCGCACCGCTCGACGAGTGGCTCTCGTTCCTCTGGGCGATGGGTATCAACGACGACTACGTCGGCATCCTCGAACTCATCGTCACCCACGTCGCCTACGGCATCCCCATCTGCACCATCCTCTTCCGCTCGTACTACAAGAACATCAGCACCGAGATGGTCGAGTCCGCGCGACTCGACGGAGCCACCCTCCGACGGGTGTACCAGCGTATCGTCTTCCCGCTGTCGACGCCGATGTTCGCCGTCGTCCTCATCTACCAGTTCACCCAGATCTGGAACGACCTGCTCTTTACGCTCATCCTCGTGGCCACCGAGTCGAGCGCGGCCGCCCCCGTCGTGTTGATTCTCGCCGGACTGGGCCAGTCGCTCGAAGGGCAGGACTTCGGCCTCCGCATGGCCGGGGCGTTCTTCGCGGCGCTCCCCACCCTCGCGGTGTACATCATGTTCGGCGAGGAGTTCGCCGAGGGGGTGGCGACGTGA
- a CDS encoding ABC transporter ATP-binding protein: MATLELDSLTKVYQDGDAEVVAVDDVSVEIADGEFLVVVGPSGCGKSTTLRMVAGLETVSGGRISLDGRVINDVKPQDRDIAMVFQSYALYPHMSVRQNMSFGLEESTNLSDAEIRERVEETASLLDMAELLDRKPRDLSGGQQQRVALGRAIVRDPEVFLMDEPLSNLDAKLRAQMRTELQRLQEDLGVTTMYVTHDQTEAMTMGDRIAILDGGELQQVATPLECYHEPANVFVAGFLGEPSMNFFDVTFDGETLVADSFEYPVSEETAVDIGDETDLVFGIRPEAIELVSEATGPHDFETEVDVVEPMGDENTVYLTFGERDPDNAVVATTSSMRQFSRGESVVVRFPEEAIHVFDRRTGRALHNRTIVDEDAIADAPSN; encoded by the coding sequence ATGGCAACACTCGAACTCGATTCGCTCACGAAGGTGTATCAGGACGGAGACGCGGAGGTCGTCGCGGTCGACGACGTCTCGGTAGAGATCGCCGACGGCGAGTTCCTCGTCGTCGTCGGTCCCTCCGGCTGTGGGAAGTCGACGACGCTCCGGATGGTCGCGGGGCTCGAGACCGTCTCGGGCGGGCGTATCAGCCTCGACGGCCGAGTCATCAACGACGTCAAACCGCAGGACAGAGACATCGCGATGGTGTTTCAGTCCTACGCGCTCTACCCACACATGAGCGTGCGGCAGAACATGTCGTTCGGCCTCGAAGAGAGCACGAACCTCTCGGACGCCGAGATTCGTGAGCGCGTCGAGGAGACGGCGAGCCTCCTCGACATGGCTGAACTCCTCGACCGCAAACCGCGGGACCTCTCCGGTGGGCAGCAACAGCGGGTCGCACTCGGGCGGGCCATCGTCCGCGACCCCGAAGTGTTCCTGATGGACGAACCGCTCTCGAACCTGGACGCGAAGCTCCGCGCGCAGATGCGGACCGAACTCCAGCGCCTCCAAGAGGACCTCGGGGTGACGACGATGTACGTCACGCACGACCAGACCGAGGCGATGACGATGGGAGACCGCATCGCCATCCTCGACGGTGGCGAACTGCAACAGGTGGCGACACCGCTCGAATGCTATCACGAACCCGCCAACGTCTTCGTGGCTGGCTTCCTCGGCGAGCCGTCGATGAACTTCTTCGACGTCACGTTCGACGGGGAGACGCTCGTCGCCGACTCGTTCGAGTACCCGGTGTCCGAGGAGACCGCGGTCGACATCGGTGACGAGACGGACCTCGTCTTCGGCATCCGCCCGGAGGCAATCGAACTCGTCAGCGAGGCCACGGGCCCACACGATTTCGAGACCGAGGTCGACGTCGTCGAGCCGATGGGCGACGAGAACACGGTGTATCTGACGTTCGGTGAGCGAGACCCCGACAACGCGGTCGTCGCGACGACGAGCAGTATGCGACAGTTCAGTCGTGGCGAGAGCGTGGTCGTGCGCTTCCCCGAGGAGGCAATCCACGTCTTCGACCGGCGAACGGGGCGGGCGCTCCACAACCGGACCATCGTCGACGAGGACGCCATCGCCGACGCGCCGTCGAACTGA
- a CDS encoding carbohydrate ABC transporter permease, producing MSRIFRRLRRLLPGEATGHDEQCSAGETRADGGVVTDSSTTGPVDRLVRGVDGRLGQDFVESLPFWLPAFLLVGLFVYGAIFWNLLISLTDYEGFAQAPNYADLDFEMYIRAATDSGAVDAALNTVILLLAFTIATLALGLALAILIDRGIRFENTFRTIYLLPMSLSFVVTAQFWLWMYNFNNGVVNIFLGSFGVGPVDWIGNQQVVLWAVIFALMWQFSGYAMVVYLAGLRAIPTEHYEAAKVDGASTLKMYWRVIIPQLKSATIGAAVVLMVFALKAFDFLYSLTANYRPPNGADILATKMVREAYSNQNWAYGAALAIILFAMALSVIGPYLAYQFRRGNL from the coding sequence ATGTCCCGAATTTTTCGCAGGCTCCGACGGCTACTCCCGGGTGAAGCGACAGGACACGACGAACAGTGCTCGGCAGGAGAAACGCGAGCTGACGGTGGCGTCGTGACCGACTCGTCGACCACCGGGCCCGTCGACAGACTGGTCCGCGGCGTCGACGGGCGACTCGGCCAGGACTTCGTCGAGTCGCTCCCGTTCTGGCTGCCGGCGTTCCTCCTCGTCGGACTGTTCGTCTACGGTGCAATCTTCTGGAACCTCCTCATCTCGCTCACCGACTACGAAGGGTTCGCCCAGGCACCGAACTACGCGGACCTCGACTTCGAGATGTACATCCGGGCGGCGACGGACTCCGGCGCGGTCGACGCCGCGCTCAACACGGTCATCCTGCTCTTGGCGTTCACCATCGCGACGCTCGCGCTCGGGCTCGCGCTGGCCATCCTCATCGACCGTGGAATCCGGTTCGAGAACACCTTCCGGACCATCTATCTGCTGCCGATGAGCCTCTCGTTCGTCGTCACCGCGCAGTTCTGGCTGTGGATGTACAACTTCAACAACGGGGTCGTCAACATCTTCCTCGGCAGCTTCGGCGTCGGGCCGGTCGACTGGATCGGCAATCAGCAGGTCGTCCTCTGGGCGGTCATCTTCGCGCTCATGTGGCAGTTCTCCGGCTACGCGATGGTCGTCTACCTCGCCGGACTGCGAGCGATTCCGACAGAGCACTACGAGGCCGCGAAGGTCGACGGCGCCTCCACGCTGAAGATGTACTGGCGAGTCATCATCCCACAGCTCAAGAGCGCGACCATCGGTGCCGCCGTGGTGCTCATGGTGTTCGCGCTGAAGGCGTTCGACTTCCTCTACTCGCTGACCGCCAACTACCGCCCACCCAACGGGGCCGACATCCTGGCGACGAAGATGGTCCGTGAGGCGTACTCGAACCAGAACTGGGCCTACGGGGCCGCCCTGGCCATCATCCTCTTCGCGATGGCGCTGTCGGTCATCGGCCCGTATCTCGCCTACCAGTTCCGGAGGGGGAACCTATGA
- the epsC gene encoding serine O-acetyltransferase EpsC, with translation MAYTYTGDVHRALSASLRADEEPFPTRTDLAFPRRDHLRDEIGVLERLFFPRCWNAGGLVEDGDALAATVERLGRLCHQGTAPYLDADPTPLVDGVLGRLPEIRETIKRDVDAAYRGDPAAKSYVEVIRSYPSVQALVVHRVAHALYEAGAPEYARELAEYAKTETGIDIHPGATVGDHCFIDHGTGVVIGETATVGEWARIYQNVTLGALHFEEEENEAHTLKKGYKRHPDVGAHVVIGAGTNVLGPVTVGDHVSIGANSWITEDVPDHTSVFVAEHPEQVRKQHD, from the coding sequence ATGGCGTACACGTACACCGGGGACGTTCATCGGGCGTTGAGCGCGTCGCTTCGCGCCGACGAGGAGCCGTTTCCCACGCGTACCGACCTCGCGTTCCCGCGCCGGGACCACCTGCGCGACGAAATCGGGGTGTTGGAACGACTCTTCTTTCCCCGCTGTTGGAACGCCGGCGGTCTCGTCGAGGACGGCGACGCGCTCGCAGCGACCGTCGAGCGCCTCGGTCGGCTCTGTCACCAGGGGACCGCGCCCTATCTCGACGCGGACCCGACCCCCCTCGTCGACGGCGTGCTCGGGCGACTCCCCGAGATTCGGGAGACGATCAAACGCGACGTCGACGCCGCCTACCGGGGTGACCCCGCCGCGAAGAGCTACGTCGAGGTCATCCGCTCGTACCCGAGCGTCCAGGCGCTCGTCGTCCACCGTGTCGCCCACGCACTCTACGAGGCCGGCGCGCCCGAGTACGCCAGGGAACTCGCCGAGTACGCGAAGACCGAGACCGGTATCGACATCCACCCCGGCGCGACCGTCGGCGACCACTGCTTCATCGACCACGGCACCGGCGTCGTCATCGGCGAGACGGCCACCGTCGGCGAGTGGGCGCGCATCTACCAGAACGTCACCTTGGGCGCACTCCACTTCGAAGAGGAGGAGAACGAGGCGCACACGCTGAAGAAGGGGTACAAACGCCACCCCGACGTCGGCGCGCACGTCGTCATCGGGGCCGGGACGAACGTGCTCGGACCCGTGACCGTGGGAGACCACGTGAGCATCGGCGCGAACTCGTGGATCACCGAAGACGTCCCGGACCACACGAGCGTCTTCGTCGCCGAACACCCCGAGCAGGTGCGGAAACAACACGACTGA
- a CDS encoding BolA family protein: MNTDEVERLIEAGIEDADATVTTPRNPDQEFEDAHFAAVVVSPAFEGKSLVQQHQLVYDALEGHMTTDIHALEMKTYTPEEYEEHAGGQ; encoded by the coding sequence ATGAACACCGACGAGGTCGAGAGGCTCATCGAAGCGGGTATCGAAGACGCCGACGCGACGGTGACCACTCCCCGGAACCCGGACCAGGAGTTCGAGGACGCCCACTTCGCGGCGGTGGTCGTCTCGCCCGCCTTCGAGGGGAAGTCGCTCGTCCAGCAGCACCAGCTAGTGTACGACGCCCTCGAGGGGCACATGACGACGGACATCCACGCGCTCGAGATGAAGACCTACACGCCCGAGGAGTACGAGGAGCACGCCGGCGGGCAGTGA